A genomic segment from Musa acuminata AAA Group cultivar baxijiao unplaced genomic scaffold, Cavendish_Baxijiao_AAA HiC_scaffold_1120, whole genome shotgun sequence encodes:
- the LOC135666717 gene encoding pollen-specific leucine-rich repeat extensin-like protein 3, with protein sequence MEALGRCLLLFLLLFSSSFLPRPSSALSDAEAAAIARRQLLALPENGQLPDDFEFEIEIGIRISNPRLRSSYVALQAWKTAIYSDPHNFTANWDGPDVCGYNGIFCSPAPDDPSLNVVAGADLNGADIAGFLPAELGLLTDVALFHINSNRFCGIIPKSFSHLKLLHEFDASNNRFVGPFPDVVLGLPSLKYLDLRFNNFEGALPPELFDRDLDAIFLNNNRFSSHIPNNFGSSKASVIVLANNKLGGCIPASIGDMGATLNELVLLNNGLDGCLPPEIGSLGNTTVVDVSWNSLTGVLSKSFDGLTKVEQLDLSHNVLTGVVPAGLCRLPSLANFTFSYNFFKGEADECVPTSTKSDVVFDDTSNCLARRPTQKSGEMCAPVVSRPVDCGRSKCGSGPKKPSPKPGKPSPKPSPNPTTPSPPPKVVSSSPPPPPPQPVPSPPPPPQVVSSPPPPQQRGSPMTPARPPPSPHSESPVTRVHSPPPPATTPPPTPTHPSPPPPVSSSPSPVHSPPPPVHAPPPPVPSSPSPVYSPPPPLRSPPPPVYSPPPPPPPVSSPPPPVYSPPPPVRSPPPPVPSPPPPAYSPPPPPAHSPPPPPVRSPPPPVYSPPPPPPVLSPPPPVYSPPRAVSPPPPSVSSLPPTSNSSPPPPPSPDLDMLPPVGGLSYASPPPPLYPGYN encoded by the coding sequence ATGGAGGCCCTGGGCCgctgcctcctcctcttcctcctcctcttttcttcctccttcctcccgcGCCCCTCCTCGGCCCTCTCCGACGCCGAAGCCGCTGCCATCGCCCGCCGCCAGCTCTTGGCCCTCCCTGAGAACGGACAACTTCCCGATGACTTTGAGTTCGAGATCGAGATCGGCATCCGGATCTCCAATCCCCGCCTCCGCAGCTCCTACGTCGCCCTCCAAGCTTGGAAGACCGCCATCTACTCCGACCCTCACAACTTCACCGCCAACTGGGACGGCCCCGACGTGTGCGGCTACAACGGCATATTCTGCTCACCGGCTCCCGACGATCCCTCGCTCAACGTCGTCGCCGGCGCCGACCTAAATGGCGCTGACATCGCCGGGTTCCTCCCCGCGGAGCTAGGCCTCTTGACCGACGTCGCGCTCTTCCACATCAACTCCAATCGCTTCTGCGGCATCATCCCCAAGAGCTTCTCCCACCTCAAGCTCCTCCATGAATTCGACGCCAGCAACAATCGCTTCGTCGGCCCGTTCCCGGACGTTGTTCTCGGCCTCCCCTCGCTCAAGTACCTCGACCTTCGTTTCAACAACTTCGAGGGCGCGCTACCGCCGGAGCTCTTCGACAGGGACCTGGACGCAATCTTTCTGAACAACAACCGGTTCAGTTCTCACATTCCCAACAACTTCGGCAGCTCCAAGGCCTCCGTCATCGTCCTCGCCAACAACAAGCTCGGCGGGTGTATCCCGGCCAGCATCGGGGACATGGGCGCCACCCTCAACGAGCTCGTCCTTCTCAACAATGGCCTCGATGGATGCTTGCCGCCGGAGATCGGGTCGTTGGGCAACACGACGGTGGTGGACGTGAGTTGGAACTCCCTCACGGGTGTGCTGTCGAAGAGCTTCGATGGTCTGACCAAGGTGGAGCAGTTGGATCTGTCGCATAACGTCCTCACGGGCGTCGTTCCGGCGGGACTCTGCCGGTTGCCCAGCCTTGCCAACTTCACCTTCTCCTACAACTTCTTCAAGGGTGAGGCCGACGAGTGTGTGCCGACGTCCACCAAGTCCGACGTGGTGTTCGACGACACGAGCAACTGCCTCGCCAGGAGACCGACACAAAAGTCCGGTGAGATGTGCGCGCCGGTGGTGAGCCGCCCTGTCGACTGCGGTCGCTCCAAATGCGGATCAGGTCCCAAGAAACCATCGCCCAAGCCGGGGAAACCATCCCCAAAGCCGTCGCCGAATCCAACTACGCCATCGCCACCACCCAAGGTTGTCAGCTCCtcgcctccaccaccaccaccacaacctGTTCCTTCACCACCTCCGCCGCCACAGGTTGTCAGCTCGCCACCACCGCCACAACAGAGAGGTTCTCCAATGACACCGGCTCGTCCTCCACCCTCACCACACTCAGAGTCACCGGTAACACGAGTTCACTCACCGCCACCTCCAGCCACGACTCCACCACCCACCCCAACTCACCCATCGCCACCTCCTCCGGTTTCCTCGTCGCCATCCCCAGTCCATTCACCACCGCCACCGGTCCACGCACCACCTCCTCCAGTTCCCTCATCACCATCACCGGTCTATTCACCACCGCCACCGCTCCGTTCTCCACCTCCTCCCGTctactcaccaccaccaccaccaccgccagtcTCGTCACCCCCACCACCGGTCTATTCACCACCTCCACCGGTCCGTTCACCGCCGCCACCGGTCCCCTCTCCACCTCCTCCTGCCTACTCACCCCCGCCTCCACCGGCTCattcaccaccaccgccacctgtTCGCTCTCCACCTCCTCCCGTCTactcaccaccacctcctccgccgGTGCTCTCTCCGCCTCCTCCAGTCTATTCACCACCGCGAGCCGTGTCTCCTCCACCCCCGTCGGTTTCATCTCTTCCTCCCACCTCCAACTCCTCTCCACCACCGCCGCCTTCTCCCGACTTGGATATGCTACCACCCGTGGGCGGATTAAGCTACGCATCCCCACCGCCACCCTTGTACCCAGGATACAATTAA